The DNA segment GTTTGCGCGGGTCGCTCATGCGGGCACGTTCTTGAGCGCGCGGCTCGTGCGCCGGCGATAGATCTCCGCGAGCAGTGCCTCGGCGTCTCCCACGCCGGGAACCGCCGCGAGCGTCTCGCGAATCATCGTTTCGGCCTCGAGACGGCGATACTCGAGTTGCAGCAGCACCGCGAGTGCTTCTTGCGCGAACTCCGGCAGCCCGCGTTCGATCTCCCGTGCGGGCGCGGGCGCGTCCTGAATGAGGAGAAAACGTGCGACCTTTCCTTGCAGTTTTGCGACGATGTCGCGGGCTTTCTGCTGGCCGATTCCCGGCAAAGACTTCAAGAATGCGTGATCGCCGCGATCGATCGCGCGCGCGATCGCCGACATCGGCTGCGAGAACGCGCGCGCCGCCGAGCGCGGCCCAATCGACGCCACGCTCAAGAGCGCCTCGAAGAACGCACGCTCGACGACGTTGTGAAAGCCATAATACGTGAAGCGCCCGCTATTGCCGTCGATGTTCAGCACCGCGTAGATCTCGAGTGCGACCGGCTCTCCGGGAGTCGACGGGACCTTCTCCGCGACGCAGGGCGGCAAGAGGATCTCGTACCCGAGTCCCGACACGTCGACCACGGCAGATTCCGGCCGCCGCTCGACGAGTACGCCTTCGATGCGCGAGAACACGCTTGCCTAGGCCTTCGCCGCCCGCGCTGGGACGACTCGGCCGGCTCGGTGGTGAAACGCCAATGCGAGCGCCAAGGCGTCAGAGACGTCGTGCGGGCTCGGAGCGCTGCGCAGACCGAGCATACGCGCCACCATTGCGCCGACTTGTTCCTTTCGCGCACTTCCCGAACCCACGAGCGCTCGTTTCACGTGTGCGTGACCGATCGTGTGCACGGGAATGCCGGCTTGAGCGCTTGCAAGCGCGAGGACGCCGCGCGCGTGACCCATGAGAATCGCCGTTCCGGGACTCTTGTACGTCGTGTAGAGCTCCTCGATGACCACGACGTTCGGACGCGTCTGACTGATGATCTCGACCATTGCAGCGTACAGCTGCTGCAGCCGAAGCTCGAGCGCGCCGATTTTGGGCGAGACGACACCCGCTTCGATCAGCCGTACGCGCGTGCCGTTGCCGTCGATCACGCCGTACCCCGTAACCCGCAACGCCGGATCGATGCCCAATATCCTCATGAGCTGTTGACGACGAGCACCACGCTCGACCCAGGAGAGAGCGTCGTTCCGGCGATCGGGTCCGTGCCGATGACGCGTCCGCCAGCACCTTCGTCTGCCGTGTAGCGCAGCGACGAGACCGAATAGCCGGCTGCCTCGAGCGCGGCGCGCGCCTGCTGGATCGACAATCCGTCGGTATCGGGCACCTCGCCGGGAACCGAGAGGGTGATCGCGACGCGCGAGCCGGACGGCGTCTGCGCGCCTCCCTCCGGCTGCTCGCCGATGACCATGCCGTTGCCCGTCGGTTGGACCGAAAACTGCACGGATACCGCGAAGCCGGCTTGCTGGAGCTCTGCGATCGCGTCCGCGTAGTCTTTCCCGACAACGGGCGGCACGACGGTCTCTCCTGCGCCCTGCTGGGGCGCGCTCAGCGAGAACATGTTCACCGCAACGTGAACGACGGCGCCGCGGGCGATCTGCTGACCGGGTGCCGGATCCTGTGACACAACGGTGTTGGGCTGTTCGCCCGGGATCGCAACCTGCTGGCCGGCATCCAAGGTCACCCCCATGTGCTCGGCGACGGCCTCCGCGCGATCGAGGGGCATCCCCACGAAGTTCGGGATGAGCATCGGCTGAGGACCCTGCGAAACGATGAGCGTAATCGTGCTGCCTTCCCGCACGCGCGCCCCGGGAGCCGGACGCTCGTCGACGACGCTGTCCTTCGTGGAGTTATCGTAGCGCTGCACGATCCGTACGCGGAACTTGTCGTCCTGCAGGATGCGTTGGGCGTCTCGTGACGAGAATCCGCGAACGTCGCGCAGCCCGAGCGTCGGTAAGCCGTTGCTAATGAATAGCTCGATCGTCGAGTTTCTCGCGACCTTCGTCCCCGGGACGGGATTCTGCCTGATGACGTGCGCGAGCGGAACCGTATTGCTGCTGCTATGGAAGAGTTTCGTCGAAAGATGGGCGTTCGCGATGTCCTGCACGGCCTGCGCGTCCGTCTCTCCAACGTAGCTCCCAACGCTGATCGTCGCCCCAAAATCCGGGAGCGGCCGGCCGAAGATCCAAAACCCTATCGCCGTCGCCGCGGCGAGCGCGACGACGAGGATCGCAGCATTCGCACCCGTCGACCGGCGGCGCTCCTCCTCATAGGCGAACGAGCGGTCGGGCATCTTCGAGCGCCGCGGCGGCAGATCGAGCCCCGACCCGCGCCCCGGCGCGTCGTCCTCGATGCGGTACGCAGCGATGCTTGGCCGTTCGCGCGCTTCGCGCAGGGCAGATGCGACCTCGCTCGCGGATCCGAAGCGGTGCTGTGGGGCCTTTTGCAGCAGCCTGTTGACGATCGCGGCGAGGGCCGGGCTCACACCGTGCTTCTCCGCATCGATCGTCGGAACGGGATCCGAGATGTGTTTCAAGGCGACCGCCACCGGTGAATCACCCGTGTACGGTAGCGATCCCGTCACCATTTGATAGAGCACCACGCCAACGCTATAAAGATCGGATCCCGCGCCGAGCTCGTGCCCCTGCGCCTGTTCGGGCGAAACATAGAAGATGCTGCCCATGACGAGGCCGGGCGTCGTCAACGCCATCGTATGCTGCGAGATCGCGCGCGCGATGCCGAAGTCGGAGAGCTTGACGACATCGTCTTTCGTTACGAGGATGTTCGCTGGCTTGATGTCGCGGTGGAGCAGTCCCTGGCGATGGGCGTAGGCGAGACCGGTGCAGATTTGTACGGTATAGTCGATCGCCACCGGCTCGGGAAGCTTCCCGTCGGCGGCCAATATCTCGGCCAGCGACGCGCCGTCGACCAGCTCCATGACGATGTAATAGAGATCGCCCTCTCGCCCGACGTCGTACGTGTTGACGATGTTCGGGTGCGAAAGCTTCGCGGCAGACTCGGCCTCCTGATAGAATCTCCGGACGAACTCCGCGTCGGCCGCGTACTGCTCCCGCAGGACCTTGATCGCTACGCGACGGCGCAGCAGCGTGTCGATCCCAAGATAGACGCGCGCCATTCCCCCTTCGCCTAAGGCATGGTCGAGGCGGTACCGATTGTTGAAGGTACGTTGCTCGATCACGTTCCCGCCGCCGAGGTGTTCTCTAATGCCGTCTCGAGCACGTCGCGAGCGATCGGCGCTGCCACCGTCGCACCGTAGCCGGCGTTCTCCACGAGAATCGCAACGACCGCGCGCGGAGCGTCGGCCGGAGCGAAGCACACGAACCATGAATGCGCGACCCCGTGCGGATTGGTTGCCGTTCCGGTCTTGCCAGCAACGACGACGTTGGGAAGACTCGCGACGGTGCCCGTTCCACGCTCGACCACGGCAACCATCATCTTCGTCACTTCGGATGCTGTTTCCGCCGAGATCGGCGAGGCAAGCGTTCCGCTCGGAATGACGCTGACCACGCTGTCGCCGCGCCGAATCTGCCGCACGATGAACGGCCGCGGCTCGTCTCCGTTATTTGCGATGGTTGCGGCGATGAGCGCTATTTGCAAGGGCGTCACGAGCAGTGCACCCTGACCGAATCCCATCTGCGCGAGCTCCCCGGCGCTCACCTCGTTTTTTGGAGGCACGCTGCTGGGCAACGCGGAGAGTTGAAAGTCGAGCGAACTCCCGATGCCGAAGCGATCCAAATACTCGTAGAAGGTATCGAGGCCCACCTTTAGCGTGATCTGCGCGAAGTCGACGTTGCTCGAGAGCGCAAAGGCCGTCGTCACGTCTTGGTTCCCGGTGGCCTCGCCCTCGTTGTCGTGAAGGGTTGCGTTCCCGATCACAAGGTATCCGGGATCCTCGAAGCGCGTATCCGGAGTGACCGTCCCGCTATCGAGCGCAGCCGATGCAGTAAACAACTTGAACGTCGATCCGGGCGGGTAGAGCCCCTGCGTCGCGCGGTCGAGCAGCGGACTCGACGGATCGGTGGAGAGGTGCGAGAAGGCTGCGTCGATCGCCGCGGGATCGAAGCTTGGAACGGAAGCGATCGCGAGTACGGCGCCCGAACGAGGATCGAGCACCACGCCCGCGGCGCGCGGGTAGCGCGAGAGCCGTGCGAAAAGCTCTTGTTGGATCGACGGCACGATCGTCGTAACGATGTCGTCGCCTTGCGGCGTGACGGAACGGCCCTGCATCGCCGCGCGAATCTCTTCGATTTGGCCGACCGGATCGCCGGAGACGTCGGGAGGGCTCAGTGCCGCGTCGTAGGCTTGCTCGATGCCGCTCGTCCCGTAGCGAGCCGACACGTACCCGATCGACTGTGCGAGCGACGCCCCGAACGGGTAGCTCCGCCGGTCGCCTTGCGAGTACGCGAGAACCGTCCCATTCGTCGCCAGGACGCGGCCGCGCCCGGCTTGCAACGCCCCGTGCCGCGGATTCGACGGGTGCGACGAGATCGCAGGTCCTTGGTCGATCTGTACGTACCACAAGCGCGCAGCGAGGACGACGAAGAGCACGCCCATGAGCAGGACAAGCCGGCGGATGGTGCCGTTGATCACTGCGCGGGCTCTCCGATCTCCCGAAGAACGCGCAGCCCTTCTGCTTCCGTGCGCACCGCAAGGTGCGCACGCGCGCCGTCGTGCTCCATCAAAAGAGTCACGAGCTGCCGCGACGTCCCTTCGTCCGTGCCGTCGAGCGCGAGGACGACCTCAACGCCGAGCTCGGCAAGCAGCTGCGGTGCGACGTACGCGCATCGAGCAAGCGTCTCGAAATGGTGCGGCTCGTACGGGCCTTGTCGCCATGGCCCCCGCTTACCGAAGACCTGCGTGTGATAGTCCCAGGCGCACAGGTGCCGCTCTTTCCAGATGAAGTCGTCACGAACGCAGAGCCGGCGACACGCCGCGCATTGCACGATTGCGGCCGAGGGATGCGCGAGGCCCTCGGCCACCTCGTCGGGGAGATCCTCGATGTTCAAGACGGCGTCTTCGTCGAGGCGCTCTGGAGGCGGCGCAGACCATTCGACGCGTGCGAGCAGCTCGATGTCGCGCACGGGAGCGATGAAGGCGCGCTCGTCCTCGGGCGCAAACGTGCGGTCCGCCCAATCGATGACCCCGGCCAGCGCGATGCCGACGTTCTGCCAGGCATCGCCGACGACGACGCCCGCCGGAGTCCAGGCAACCGGCACGAGCCGCGCGGTGATCGCACCGCCCTCGGGCCGAAAGCTGTTCACGAAGGCGAGCGTGCTGCTGTTCCCACCGAGAACGAAGACCGCCGGCTCGCCGCGCGGTACTCTTGGAGACTCTGCGGCGGCCCCGGCGTGCCGTTCAGCGCCTCCACGAGGGCGCGCGCCGTGTCCAGACTGCTCAAACACGCGATACTCGCTTCGACTGCAGCCCGGCGAATCTTGTAGTCGTCCGAGATCTCTCGTGGGCCCTTCGCGTCGTTGATGACCAAATCGACTTCGCGCGCCGCAAGAACGTCGAGGACGTGCGGCGACCCGTCGGCGATCTTGTTGGTCCGCTCGCACGCAATACCGGCGCCTTCGAGCACGTCGGCAGTGCCCTGCGTCGCAACGAGACGGTGCCCGAGCTGTGCGTAACGCCGCAGCACCGAAACGGCCGCTTGCTTCTCTTCGTCGGAGATCGAAACGAGAATTCGTCCGCCTTCGCTCGGGAGCCGGATTCCGGCCGCAACGAACCCTTTGCGTAACGCACCGGCGAACGTTGCGTCGATGCCGAGGACCTCGCCGGTCGACTTCATCTCCGGCCCGAGCATCGTCTCGACGCCGCGCATCTTTGAAAACGAAAAGACCGGTACCTTCACCACCACGTACGGCGGCGCCGGCGTGAGGCCGGTTCCGTACGGCATGTCCCGCAACCGCTCGCCGAGCGCGACGCGCGTAGCCGCCGCGACGATGTTGACGCCCGTCGCCTTCTGGATGATCGGTACCGTGCGGCTCGCCCGTGGGTTCGCTTCGATGATAAAGAGCTCGTCCTCGTGCAAGACAAACTGGATGTTGATGAGCCCTTCGGTACGCAGCTCGCGGGCGATCGCCGCAGTCACCTCCACGACGCGCGCTTGCTGCGCCGCGTCGAGGCGCTGCGGCGGGTAGACCGCGATCGAATCGCCCGAGTGGACGCCGGCGCGTTCGATGTGCTCGAAGATGCCGGGAACCAAGACGTCTCTCCCGTCAAAAACCGCGTCGACTTCGAGCTCCAGTCCGGCCAGATAACGATCGACCAAGAGCGGGGCTTCGGGTCGGATCGCCGGCGCCGACTCTGCGTACGAGGCGAGCTGCGCTTCGTTATAGACGATCTCCATCGCGCGTCCGCCAAGCACGAACGAGGGTCGCACCAACACCGGGAATCCAAGCTCGCGCGCGATCGCGCGCGCCTCCCGGAAGCTCCGCGCCGCTCTCCCCTTGGGCCGCGCGACGTCCAGGCGGGCGAGCGCGGCATCGAATTGCTCGCGGTCCTCCGCCATATCCACGCTCGCGCGGTCGCTACCGACGATGCGCACGCCACGCCGCGAGAGCTCTGCGGCTAAGTTAATCGCGGTTTGACCACCGAAGGCGAGCATGACGCCGCGAGCGCGCGTTGCACGATACGCAGCCTCGACTTCGTCTGCGCCCGGGGGCTCGAAGACGAGCACGTCCGAGATGTCGAAATCGGTCGAGACCGTCTCGGGATTGTTGTTCACGACGACCGCGCGGCGCCCGGCGGCGCGCAGCGCCCACGCAGCGTGCACGCAGCTGTAATCGAACTCTATGCCCTGCCCGATACGGATCGGCCCGCTTCCCACGACCACGACCGCTTCCTCCTGGCGACCGGACATGCGCCCACGCAGCTCGTCAGCTTCGCCGGGTGAGAGGTAATAGTAGGGCGACTTCGCGGGAAACTCGCCGGCAGTGGTATCGACCATGCGGAATGCCGCATCCCGCGGATTCCACCCGTCTTCGCCCTCTGCAACGATCTCCGCGATTTCGTACAGCCAGAAGCGGTCGATGGCGCTGGCCCCGTGAATCCGCTCGATCGCGCGCTCGACGCCGCCCGCATCGTGCGCTCTGCGCAGCAACTCGCAAATCGCCAGGAGCCGTTCGTGCGAGGGGTGCTCGACGACGCGTTCCAGCTCCCCGTCGCTCCATTCAGCCAAAGGCGTGCCGTGAAGTCCTTCGTAGCCGAGGTCTAGGCCACGTACGGCCTTCACGAGCGCAGCGCGAAACGTGCGCCCAATGCCCATCGCCTCCCCGGTCGATTTCATCTGCGTCCCAAGCTGCGTGTCGGCAAGTGGAAACTTGTCGAAAGGCCAGCGTGGAATCTTGACGACGACGTAATCGAGTGCAGGCTCGTACGCGGCCTTCGTGATCCCGGTTATGGGATTTTCGATTTCGTCGAGCAGCTGGCCGAGCGCGATGCGCGTAGCGATCTTTGCAATCGGATACCCCGTCGCTTTCGACGCCAACGCCGAGCTGCGAGAGAGTCGCGGGTTCACCTCGATGATCGCGTACTCGCTGCGATCTGGATGGAGCGCGAACTGGATGTTGCAGCCGCCCTGAACGCCCAGCGCCCGGATGACGTTCAAGCTCGCGGACCGCAGCATCTGGTACTCGACGTCGGAGAGCGTTTGCGACGGCGCCACGACGATCGAATCGCCGGTGTGCACGCCGACCGGATCGAGATTCTCCATGTTGCAGACGACGATGCAGTTGTCTGCGGCGTCTCGCAGGATCTCGTACTCGATCTCTTTCCAGCCGAGCAGAGAGCTCTCGAGCAAGACTTGTCCGATGAGGCTCGCGTCCAAGCCGGCGCGCAGGATCTCGCGCAGCGCAACGTCGTCGTACGCGATGCCGCCGCCGGTGCCGGCGAGCGTGTATGCCGGCCGCACGACCAGAGGATACCCGTTCTCGCGTGCGAACGCCATGCCGTCGTCGATTTGCGTCACGATGCGGCTCTCGGGAACGGGCTCGCCGATCTCGATCATCTTCGTCTTGAAGCGTTCGCGGTCTTCCGCCAGACGGATCGCGTCGATCGGCGTACCTAGCACCTCGACGCCGTAGCGCTCGAGCACGCCGGCCTCGTGCAACTCGACGGCGAGGTTCAATCCGGTCTGTCCGCCGAGCGTCGGCAACAGCGCATCGGGACGCTCGCGCGCGACGATGGCGGCAACCGAATCAACCGTCAGCGGCTCGAGGTACACTGCATCCGCGATCTCCGGATCGGTCATGATGGTAGCCGGATTCGAGTTGACGAGGACGACGCGGTGCCCTTGCTCGCGCAGCGCCCGGCACGCCTGGACGCCGGCGTAGTCGAACTCGGCGGCTTGACCGATGACGATGGGCCCCGACCCGATCACCATGACGCTGAGCGTCCCCGCCTTCACGGGATCGTCATATTCTTGCGGAATACTGGGCCTGCATGAGCGCCGTCGCCGAAAGGACGCCATACGCCGCACTGTCGGACCAAGAGGCTCGCGAGCGGCTTGCGCGATTCGGGCCGAACGTCCTCGTGCCGGAATCGCACCGGGTGGGATTTCTTTGGGTCGCTCGATTCTTCATGGATCCGATGGTCGTGCTCTTGCTCGTTGCGGGTGGCACCTACCTCTTCCTCGGGGATCGGTTCGATGCAATGGTCGCTCTGTTCGCGCTCGTGCCGATCTTCTTGGTGACTGCGGTACTCGAGCGGCGGTCCGAGCGCGCGTTGGCCGAGCTCAAGCGGCTCGCATCGCCTCGGGCGCGCGTTATACGCGGCGCCAAAGAGCAGATTATCGATGCACGCGAGATCGTACCCGGCGACGTGATGCTCGTTCGCGAAGGCGACGTCTTCGTCGCGGACGGAACGCTCGTCGACGGGAGCGTTCTGGTGGTTGACGAGTCGACGCTCACCGGTGAATCGCATCCCACGATGAAGGAACCGCCTGCGGCGAGCGTCTACGCCGGAACCGCCTTGCGCAGTGGCCGCGGCGACGTGCTGGTCACGCAAACGGGTACGCGAACGAGGTACGGGCGCATCGGCAAGCTCATGTCGCAAATGCACGTCGGCCCAACGCCGATCGAGCGCGTCATTCGCCGCCTGGTTTGGCAAATGGGCGCTGCCGTACTCGTGCTCTGCGCCGTCGTCATCTTCGTCGAACACGGGCGAGGCTCGCTGTGGCCCGCAGCCCTGATTGCCGGCGTGAGCCTCGCGATGGCGGCGATTCCAGAAGAGCTTCCAATGGTCTATACGCTGTACCTCGCGCTGGGCGCGTGGCGGCTCGCGCGGCAGCACGCACTCGTGCGGCGGCTCGCGAGCGTGGAGACCCTCGGCTCCGCGAGCGTAATTTGCGTGGACAAGACGGGAACCCTGACGTAC comes from the Candidatus Dormiibacterota bacterium genome and includes:
- the ruvA gene encoding Holliday junction branch migration protein RuvA — encoded protein: MFSRIEGVLVERRPESAVVDVSGLGYEILLPPCVAEKVPSTPGEPVALEIYAVLNIDGNSGRFTYYGFHNVVERAFFEALLSVASIGPRSAARAFSQPMSAIARAIDRGDHAFLKSLPGIGQQKARDIVAKLQGKVARFLLIQDAPAPAREIERGLPEFAQEALAVLLQLEYRRLEAETMIRETLAAVPGVGDAEALLAEIYRRRTSRALKNVPA
- the ruvC gene encoding crossover junction endodeoxyribonuclease RuvC, which produces MRILGIDPALRVTGYGVIDGNGTRVRLIEAGVVSPKIGALELRLQQLYAAMVEIISQTRPNVVVIEELYTTYKSPGTAILMGHARGVLALASAQAGIPVHTIGHAHVKRALVGSGSARKEQVGAMVARMLGLRSAPSPHDVSDALALALAFHHRAGRVVPARAAKA
- the pknB gene encoding Stk1 family PASTA domain-containing Ser/Thr kinase, which gives rise to MIEQRTFNNRYRLDHALGEGGMARVYLGIDTLLRRRVAIKVLREQYAADAEFVRRFYQEAESAAKLSHPNIVNTYDVGREGDLYYIVMELVDGASLAEILAADGKLPEPVAIDYTVQICTGLAYAHRQGLLHRDIKPANILVTKDDVVKLSDFGIARAISQHTMALTTPGLVMGSIFYVSPEQAQGHELGAGSDLYSVGVVLYQMVTGSLPYTGDSPVAVALKHISDPVPTIDAEKHGVSPALAAIVNRLLQKAPQHRFGSASEVASALREARERPSIAAYRIEDDAPGRGSGLDLPPRRSKMPDRSFAYEEERRRSTGANAAILVVALAAATAIGFWIFGRPLPDFGATISVGSYVGETDAQAVQDIANAHLSTKLFHSSSNTVPLAHVIRQNPVPGTKVARNSTIELFISNGLPTLGLRDVRGFSSRDAQRILQDDKFRVRIVQRYDNSTKDSVVDERPAPGARVREGSTITLIVSQGPQPMLIPNFVGMPLDRAEAVAEHMGVTLDAGQQVAIPGEQPNTVVSQDPAPGQQIARGAVVHVAVNMFSLSAPQQGAGETVVPPVVGKDYADAIAELQQAGFAVSVQFSVQPTGNGMVIGEQPEGGAQTPSGSRVAITLSVPGEVPDTDGLSIQQARAALEAAGYSVSSLRYTADEGAGGRVIGTDPIAGTTLSPGSSVVLVVNSS
- a CDS encoding penicillin-binding transpeptidase domain-containing protein yields the protein MINGTIRRLVLLMGVLFVVLAARLWYVQIDQGPAISSHPSNPRHGALQAGRGRVLATNGTVLAYSQGDRRSYPFGASLAQSIGYVSARYGTSGIEQAYDAALSPPDVSGDPVGQIEEIRAAMQGRSVTPQGDDIVTTIVPSIQQELFARLSRYPRAAGVVLDPRSGAVLAIASVPSFDPAAIDAAFSHLSTDPSSPLLDRATQGLYPPGSTFKLFTASAALDSGTVTPDTRFEDPGYLVIGNATLHDNEGEATGNQDVTTAFALSSNVDFAQITLKVGLDTFYEYLDRFGIGSSLDFQLSALPSSVPPKNEVSAGELAQMGFGQGALLVTPLQIALIAATIANNGDEPRPFIVRQIRRGDSVVSVIPSGTLASPISAETASEVTKMMVAVVERGTGTVASLPNVVVAGKTGTATNPHGVAHSWFVCFAPADAPRAVVAILVENAGYGATVAAPIARDVLETALENTSAAGT
- the carB gene encoding carbamoyl-phosphate synthase large subunit, which translates into the protein MKAGTLSVMVIGSGPIVIGQAAEFDYAGVQACRALREQGHRVVLVNSNPATIMTDPEIADAVYLEPLTVDSVAAIVARERPDALLPTLGGQTGLNLAVELHEAGVLERYGVEVLGTPIDAIRLAEDRERFKTKMIEIGEPVPESRIVTQIDDGMAFARENGYPLVVRPAYTLAGTGGGIAYDDVALREILRAGLDASLIGQVLLESSLLGWKEIEYEILRDAADNCIVVCNMENLDPVGVHTGDSIVVAPSQTLSDVEYQMLRSASLNVIRALGVQGGCNIQFALHPDRSEYAIIEVNPRLSRSSALASKATGYPIAKIATRIALGQLLDEIENPITGITKAAYEPALDYVVVKIPRWPFDKFPLADTQLGTQMKSTGEAMGIGRTFRAALVKAVRGLDLGYEGLHGTPLAEWSDGELERVVEHPSHERLLAICELLRRAHDAGGVERAIERIHGASAIDRFWLYEIAEIVAEGEDGWNPRDAAFRMVDTTAGEFPAKSPYYYLSPGEADELRGRMSGRQEEAVVVVGSGPIRIGQGIEFDYSCVHAAWALRAAGRRAVVVNNNPETVSTDFDISDVLVFEPPGADEVEAAYRATRARGVMLAFGGQTAINLAAELSRRGVRIVGSDRASVDMAEDREQFDAALARLDVARPKGRAARSFREARAIARELGFPVLVRPSFVLGGRAMEIVYNEAQLASYAESAPAIRPEAPLLVDRYLAGLELEVDAVFDGRDVLVPGIFEHIERAGVHSGDSIAVYPPQRLDAAQQARVVEVTAAIARELRTEGLINIQFVLHEDELFIIEANPRASRTVPIIQKATGVNIVAAATRVALGERLRDMPYGTGLTPAPPYVVVKVPVFSFSKMRGVETMLGPEMKSTGEVLGIDATFAGALRKGFVAAGIRLPSEGGRILVSISDEEKQAAVSVLRRYAQLGHRLVATQGTADVLEGAGIACERTNKIADGSPHVLDVLAAREVDLVINDAKGPREISDDYKIRRAAVEASIACLSSLDTARALVEALNGTPGPPQSLQEYRAASRRSSFSVGTAARSPS